Proteins encoded by one window of Dyella humicola:
- a CDS encoding glycosyltransferase family 4 protein — protein MRILYHHRTRGRHVEGVHIRGIVHALRGMGHEVNVLSFPGADPEHEHETRPQQAKPTRGWLARIVTRMPGVLFEFLELAYNLVTVVRMHGAFRRLRPELIYERYSLFLFATVWMARRRGIPLVLEINDSALVQRVRPLYLKTLARRIEGWCLRNCAGLVFISSYFRDQAHQAYGELAPSVVSPNAADLSRFDPSRFDRTRLRADRGLRDRIVCGHVGAFAQWHGVQHFVENIAARLNEAPDLALVLVGDGLMLPTIREMIAARGLSDRVLTPGRVPHEDIASWIACMDYAVLPDSNHYGSPMKLFELMAMGVAVVAPDYDPVAEVISDGHTGWLFPRGETERCVERVLELTARTDECHRVGAAARDYIVRERQWRNNAEQLLTLLPSGGAPA, from the coding sequence ATGAGGATCCTCTATCATCACCGCACCCGCGGGCGCCACGTGGAAGGCGTGCATATACGCGGTATCGTGCATGCGTTGCGCGGCATGGGGCACGAGGTCAACGTGCTCTCGTTCCCGGGAGCCGATCCCGAGCATGAGCACGAGACGCGCCCGCAACAGGCCAAGCCTACCCGCGGATGGCTGGCTCGAATCGTTACGCGCATGCCCGGCGTGCTGTTCGAGTTCCTTGAACTTGCCTACAACCTGGTCACTGTGGTGCGCATGCATGGCGCCTTCCGCCGGCTGCGACCCGAGCTGATCTACGAACGCTATTCGTTGTTCCTGTTCGCTACCGTCTGGATGGCGCGTCGCCGTGGTATCCCCCTGGTGTTGGAGATCAACGACTCCGCCTTGGTACAACGTGTACGTCCGCTTTACCTGAAGACGCTGGCGCGGCGCATCGAAGGCTGGTGCCTGCGCAACTGCGCCGGGCTGGTATTCATATCCAGCTACTTCCGCGACCAGGCACACCAGGCCTATGGCGAACTGGCTCCCTCGGTCGTCTCACCCAATGCCGCCGACCTGTCGCGCTTCGACCCCAGCCGCTTTGACCGCACGCGACTTCGCGCTGACCGCGGCTTGCGCGATCGCATCGTCTGCGGCCACGTCGGCGCGTTTGCCCAATGGCACGGCGTGCAGCATTTTGTCGAGAACATCGCCGCTCGCTTGAACGAGGCACCGGATCTCGCCCTCGTGCTGGTAGGTGACGGCCTGATGCTGCCGACCATCCGCGAGATGATCGCCGCGAGGGGACTGTCAGACCGCGTGCTCACGCCAGGTCGCGTGCCGCATGAAGATATCGCCAGCTGGATCGCCTGCATGGACTACGCCGTGCTCCCCGATTCCAATCACTACGGCTCGCCCATGAAACTGTTCGAGCTGATGGCGATGGGTGTGGCCGTGGTGGCTCCGGACTACGACCCCGTTGCGGAAGTCATCAGCGACGGCCATACCGGCTGGCTGTTTCCACGGGGCGAGACCGAGCGTTGCGTCGAGCGCGTGCTCGAACTCACGGCCCGCACGGACGAATGCCATCGCGTGGGCGCCGCGGCGCGGGACTACATCGTCCGCGAACGCCAATGGCGCAACAACGCCGAGCAATTGCTGACCCTGCTGCCGAGCGGAGGCGCGCCGGCATGA
- a CDS encoding polysaccharide deacetylase family protein → MAVGLRGQLGELCYSSGLLHSLQRVRSWLQKDLRILAYHRIMPLPDPTAYEFDLELISAPPERFREQMQLLKKRYNPMRLTDVAAALNDGKSLPADTVVVTFDDGYDDNYRIAFPILRELGVPATFFVSTGHIDSGRPYAYDWLVHMILVTAARQIVLPELGLDAALPSDRQGRRAIATDVLCRMKELGALEQAAMIQRLEREWRMPSDAAPTDCRPMSWGQIREMHAAGFEIGSHGVHHWMLSKLPQAALESEVLDSKAALERELGAMPLLMSYPVGSMRAFDKRVIDITRDAGFQLACSYMSGTNPEPASNRYALNRLAIERNMGKGWFASMLTMPHLMSYPTPTYQTRNGEEPICSH, encoded by the coding sequence ATGGCTGTCGGATTGCGTGGGCAACTGGGCGAGCTGTGCTACAGCAGCGGACTGTTGCATTCGCTGCAACGCGTTCGCTCATGGCTGCAAAAGGACCTGCGCATCCTGGCCTACCACCGCATCATGCCGTTGCCCGATCCGACGGCGTACGAGTTCGATCTGGAACTGATCAGCGCGCCACCGGAACGTTTCCGCGAGCAAATGCAATTGCTGAAGAAGCGCTATAACCCGATGCGACTGACGGATGTTGCCGCCGCGCTGAATGACGGCAAATCGCTGCCGGCCGATACGGTCGTCGTTACTTTCGACGATGGCTACGACGACAATTACCGCATCGCGTTTCCGATTTTGCGTGAACTCGGCGTGCCTGCCACGTTTTTCGTATCCACCGGACATATCGACAGCGGCCGACCCTACGCCTACGACTGGCTGGTGCACATGATCCTGGTTACCGCTGCGCGACAGATCGTGCTGCCGGAGCTGGGCCTGGATGCGGCGCTGCCATCTGATCGCCAAGGGCGTCGCGCCATCGCCACCGACGTGCTGTGCCGGATGAAGGAACTTGGCGCGCTCGAACAAGCGGCGATGATCCAGCGGCTTGAGCGGGAGTGGCGGATGCCCTCCGACGCGGCGCCTACCGATTGTCGTCCCATGTCCTGGGGCCAGATTCGCGAAATGCACGCGGCCGGATTCGAAATTGGCTCGCATGGCGTCCATCACTGGATGTTGTCCAAGCTCCCGCAAGCGGCTCTGGAAAGCGAAGTGCTTGATTCAAAGGCAGCCCTGGAACGCGAACTCGGGGCCATGCCACTGCTGATGTCCTATCCCGTCGGAAGTATGCGGGCCTTTGACAAACGTGTGATCGACATTACCCGCGACGCCGGGTTCCAATTGGCGTGCAGCTATATGAGCGGGACCAATCCCGAGCCCGCGTCCAATCGTTACGCGCTCAATCGCCTGGCCATCGAACGCAACATGGGCAAAGGTTGGTTCGCCTCCATGCTCACCATGCCCCATCTGATGAGCTACCCCACGCCGACCTATCAGACCAGGAACGGCGAGGAACCGATATGTTCCCACTGA
- a CDS encoding class I SAM-dependent methyltransferase, with the protein MHWRAKGMLQKVLGHVPGGEEAHYVLQRRFGGLRDFGREFDVKMDDWRLMAGHLGEAGRPIVGARLFEIGSGWYPTFPFACYLGGARSVITVDLNRHLKPELARSCAVHLGRYAALIATACGIAEDDVRQRQESLVKRLSEGADIHAATDAVVTYDAPADAAQTRLEPRQVDCVFSNSVLEHVLPDAVDGIFREAMRILAPGGIMFHSVNCGDHYAYIDHEINQLNYLQYSDAEWRRWDNPFLYQNRLRAFEFIDRAKAAGFDITMSTETARENRLKELAALRVHSQFAHIPPERLCVTSIDFIARKHDTEMAG; encoded by the coding sequence ATGCATTGGCGTGCCAAAGGTATGTTGCAGAAGGTGCTTGGCCACGTGCCGGGCGGTGAAGAGGCGCACTACGTGCTGCAGCGGCGCTTCGGTGGCTTGCGCGACTTCGGACGCGAGTTCGATGTGAAGATGGATGACTGGCGCTTGATGGCTGGCCATCTTGGTGAAGCCGGCAGGCCCATCGTAGGAGCGCGATTGTTTGAAATCGGCAGCGGCTGGTACCCCACGTTTCCGTTCGCCTGCTATCTCGGTGGTGCGCGCAGCGTGATCACGGTCGACCTCAACCGCCACCTCAAACCGGAGCTGGCGCGGTCTTGCGCGGTCCATCTCGGCCGCTATGCCGCCCTGATCGCGACGGCCTGCGGCATTGCCGAGGACGACGTGCGCCAACGTCAGGAGTCATTGGTTAAACGCCTGAGCGAAGGCGCCGATATCCATGCCGCGACCGACGCTGTTGTCACCTATGACGCACCCGCCGACGCCGCACAAACCCGTTTGGAGCCACGACAGGTCGACTGCGTCTTCTCCAATAGCGTGCTGGAGCATGTGCTGCCCGATGCTGTCGACGGCATCTTCCGCGAAGCCATGCGCATCCTGGCCCCGGGCGGCATCATGTTCCACTCGGTCAACTGCGGCGATCACTACGCCTATATCGACCATGAGATCAATCAGCTCAACTATCTGCAATATTCCGATGCCGAATGGCGGCGCTGGGATAACCCGTTTCTCTACCAGAACCGTCTACGCGCCTTCGAGTTCATCGATCGCGCGAAGGCCGCCGGCTTCGATATCACCATGAGCACCGAGACCGCGCGAGAAAATCGACTGAAAGAACTCGCCGCATTGCGAGTGCATTCGCAGTTCGCACATATTCCACCTGAGCGACTCTGCGTTACCTCGATCGACTTCATCGCACGCAAACACGATACGGAAATGGCGGGATGA
- a CDS encoding O-antigen ligase family protein encodes MFPLILLYVVLTIVRPQDYMPALVGVPVLSVVLVLAFASWLASSAKTFAAPQFVILPIFLVVLMISTAVNGWFGGALDQLQKFGPVVIAFFVFATACTQPRRLMISMAVIVLCSALLAMHGIEQARTGIGWTGMPIGEDGRIQYVGIFNDPNDLGLLFAAALPMSVLLSRHGGFIGRLFWLGTSALLLYGVYLTNSRGALLAVLMVAGVYVWRRRGAVIAGMLGAAGLAGMKLLSSRMQELDAGEESASGRVDAWYTGMHLFTSHPIFGVGAGNFTEYNDLTAHNSFVLVLAETGFVGYALWLAFVCYSFWMMLSLLRYAPADGDDPIQPTQLQRERAVALTLLLSLCGLFTAAFFLSRSYTVVMYLIIAMVTGHYVGARQRLPGLRGFTLGKDWWRWVPAAMGSIVGLFLLVAILLRTSG; translated from the coding sequence ATGTTCCCACTGATCCTGCTCTACGTTGTACTGACCATCGTCAGGCCGCAGGACTATATGCCGGCGCTGGTCGGCGTACCCGTGCTTTCGGTGGTACTGGTGCTGGCCTTTGCCAGCTGGCTGGCGTCCAGCGCCAAGACCTTTGCGGCACCGCAGTTCGTGATACTGCCGATCTTCCTGGTCGTGCTGATGATTTCAACGGCGGTCAACGGCTGGTTTGGCGGCGCGCTCGACCAGCTGCAGAAATTCGGTCCCGTGGTGATCGCCTTCTTCGTGTTTGCCACCGCCTGCACCCAACCCCGCCGCCTGATGATTTCCATGGCCGTGATCGTGCTGTGCTCTGCCCTGCTGGCCATGCACGGTATCGAGCAGGCCAGGACCGGCATCGGCTGGACGGGCATGCCGATCGGCGAGGACGGCCGCATCCAGTACGTGGGTATCTTCAACGATCCCAACGATCTCGGCCTGCTGTTCGCCGCGGCGCTGCCCATGTCGGTCCTGCTAAGCCGCCATGGCGGCTTCATCGGACGTCTGTTCTGGCTGGGCACCAGCGCCTTGCTGTTGTACGGGGTGTACCTGACCAATTCGCGCGGTGCTCTGCTGGCTGTACTGATGGTGGCCGGCGTGTATGTCTGGCGGCGCCGCGGCGCGGTGATCGCCGGCATGCTCGGTGCCGCCGGATTGGCGGGCATGAAGCTGCTGTCCTCGCGCATGCAGGAACTCGATGCTGGCGAAGAGTCCGCCAGCGGTCGCGTGGATGCCTGGTATACCGGCATGCACCTGTTCACCTCGCATCCCATCTTCGGCGTGGGCGCGGGCAACTTCACCGAATACAACGATCTGACCGCGCACAATTCGTTCGTACTGGTGCTGGCCGAAACCGGCTTTGTCGGCTACGCCCTGTGGCTGGCCTTCGTCTGCTACAGCTTCTGGATGATGCTGTCGCTGCTGCGCTACGCCCCGGCCGATGGGGACGACCCCATCCAGCCCACCCAGCTACAGCGTGAGCGGGCCGTCGCGCTCACCCTGCTGCTCTCGCTGTGCGGACTGTTCACCGCTGCGTTCTTTCTCAGCCGCAGCTATACGGTGGTGATGTACCTGATCATCGCCATGGTCACCGGCCACTACGTAGGCGCTCGCCAGCGCCTGCCCGGCTTGCGCGGATTCACGCTGGGCAAGGATTGGTGGCGCTGGGTACCGGCGGCCATGGGCAGCATCGTGGGTCTGTTCCTGCTGGTCGCCATCCTGTTGAGGACATCCGGATGA
- a CDS encoding glycosyltransferase, translating to MNITHVVENLNRGGLERMVLELVKIQHRHGHRCQVVCLFEPGSQAHELDALGIPVTGCHKRQGLDLRALARARRVIRRHDTEVLHTHNAVAHYQAVLASCGLGVRRVVNTRHGMSINQRTGRREWLYRRSLAHTDTVVTVCEAARRDAVARGIVPKLKAIVVPNGIPVDTFAQASADMRKRLLEALGLPPHSRLIGNVGRLNWAKDQVGLIQAFRRIHVQRPDTALVLIGDGELRAQLEQCAKEEGVCQSVHFLGDRNDVHELLQGLDLFVLSSRSEGYSMALLEACAVALPIVATDVGGNGEIVHDRRTGRLVPAGNPGALADAMLALLQEPQQATACGRAARAWVEQNGSLEAMAGRYARLYLEPGD from the coding sequence GTGAACATTACCCATGTGGTCGAGAACCTCAATCGCGGCGGCCTGGAACGCATGGTGCTGGAGCTGGTGAAGATCCAGCATCGGCACGGCCACCGCTGCCAGGTGGTATGCCTGTTCGAACCCGGGTCGCAGGCGCATGAACTCGACGCCCTGGGTATTCCGGTCACCGGCTGTCACAAGCGACAAGGTCTGGACCTACGCGCGCTGGCACGGGCGCGACGCGTGATCCGGCGGCACGATACCGAAGTACTGCACACGCATAACGCGGTAGCCCACTATCAGGCCGTGCTGGCCAGTTGTGGGCTGGGTGTCCGTCGCGTCGTCAACACCCGGCACGGCATGAGCATCAATCAGCGCACGGGACGCCGCGAATGGCTTTATCGGCGCTCGCTCGCGCATACGGACACCGTTGTCACCGTGTGCGAAGCCGCCCGTCGCGACGCGGTGGCGCGTGGCATCGTGCCCAAGCTCAAGGCCATCGTGGTGCCCAACGGCATCCCGGTCGACACGTTTGCGCAGGCCTCGGCGGACATGCGCAAGCGCTTGCTGGAAGCGCTGGGGCTGCCACCGCACAGCAGGCTGATCGGCAATGTGGGTCGACTCAACTGGGCCAAGGATCAGGTAGGCCTGATCCAGGCCTTCCGCCGCATCCACGTACAGCGTCCGGATACCGCCCTGGTGTTGATTGGCGACGGCGAACTGCGTGCACAGCTCGAGCAATGCGCCAAGGAAGAAGGCGTATGCCAAAGCGTGCATTTCCTCGGCGACCGCAACGATGTGCATGAGCTGCTACAGGGGCTGGACCTGTTCGTACTCTCGTCCCGCAGCGAAGGCTACTCGATGGCCTTACTCGAGGCCTGCGCGGTCGCGCTGCCGATCGTGGCTACCGACGTGGGCGGCAACGGTGAAATCGTGCATGACCGACGCACCGGGCGCCTCGTCCCCGCGGGTAACCCTGGCGCCTTGGCCGACGCCATGCTCGCCTTGCTGCAAGAGCCGCAGCAAGCCACCGCCTGCGGCCGCGCCGCGCGGGCGTGGGTGGAACAAAACGGCTCATTGGAAGCCATGGCCGGGCGCTACGCGCGGCTGTACCTCGAGCCGGGGGACTGA
- a CDS encoding phenylacetate--CoA ligase family protein, translated as MSSWYEQAFRHVLYPAYETGLRRRGTLAWLDAYERDQWLAPEQVAALQFERLKRLLDHCYREVPYYRTRWRALDIDPGDIRSLDDVARLPTLTKADIREHADELVAESWRGRLLYKATGGSTGEPLRFGYTRESNERRVAVMWRGYAWAGSRMGKRTLYLWGGAVGEPSRAHQLKDRLYNAAFGRRMLNSFHMTEANMASYADAIDSYRPDIVVGYVGPLMRMAQWLLETGRTPHRAQAVIGGAEALHEFQRQTIEQAFGCPVFNTYGCREFMLIAAECDQHKGLHVNVDHLLLELLDANGVPSASGRGEVAITDLFNYGMPFVRYVNGDMATASADRCACGRGLPLLDRVDGRVLDAIRTADGRYLPGEFFPHMLKDVPGIARFQLVQRQLERLDLSIVRDADFNDDSLITIRREVRKVLGESIELDCHFVDDIPLTRSGKTRVTVSELPP; from the coding sequence ATGAGCAGCTGGTACGAGCAAGCATTCCGCCATGTGTTGTATCCGGCTTATGAAACCGGACTGCGCCGTCGCGGCACGCTGGCCTGGCTCGACGCCTACGAGCGCGACCAGTGGCTGGCGCCGGAACAAGTGGCCGCACTGCAGTTCGAACGGCTCAAGCGCCTGCTGGATCACTGCTATCGCGAGGTGCCTTATTACCGCACCCGCTGGCGCGCACTCGACATCGATCCGGGCGATATTCGCAGCCTCGACGATGTCGCCCGACTACCCACCCTTACCAAGGCGGACATTCGCGAGCATGCCGACGAGCTGGTGGCGGAGAGCTGGCGCGGGCGTCTGCTTTACAAGGCCACCGGTGGCTCCACCGGCGAACCGCTGCGTTTTGGCTATACGCGCGAGAGCAACGAACGCCGCGTGGCGGTGATGTGGCGCGGCTACGCCTGGGCGGGCTCGCGCATGGGCAAACGCACGCTGTACCTGTGGGGCGGCGCGGTCGGTGAACCCAGTCGCGCCCACCAGCTCAAGGATCGCCTGTACAACGCGGCGTTCGGGCGACGCATGCTCAACAGCTTCCATATGACGGAAGCGAACATGGCCTCGTACGCCGACGCCATCGACAGCTACCGACCTGACATCGTCGTGGGCTATGTGGGCCCGCTTATGCGCATGGCGCAGTGGTTGCTGGAAACCGGGCGCACCCCGCATCGGGCCCAGGCCGTGATCGGTGGTGCCGAGGCACTGCACGAGTTTCAGCGCCAGACCATCGAGCAGGCGTTCGGCTGCCCGGTATTCAACACCTATGGCTGTCGCGAATTCATGCTGATCGCCGCGGAGTGCGATCAGCACAAGGGCCTGCACGTCAATGTCGATCATCTCCTGCTGGAACTGCTCGACGCGAATGGCGTGCCGTCTGCCTCCGGTCGCGGCGAAGTGGCGATCACCGACCTGTTCAATTACGGCATGCCGTTCGTCCGCTATGTCAATGGCGACATGGCGACGGCCTCGGCTGACCGCTGTGCCTGCGGACGCGGACTGCCGCTGCTGGACCGCGTCGATGGCCGCGTGCTCGATGCGATTCGCACGGCGGACGGCCGCTATCTTCCCGGCGAATTCTTCCCTCATATGCTGAAGGACGTACCGGGCATCGCGCGCTTCCAGCTGGTGCAACGCCAGCTCGAACGACTGGACCTGTCCATCGTGCGCGACGCGGATTTTAACGATGACTCGCTGATCACCATCCGCCGGGAGGTAAGAAAAGTCCTGGGCGAAAGCATCGAGCTCGACTGCCATTTCGTCGACGACATCCCCTTGACCCGGAGCGGCAAGACACGGGTGACGGTGTCGGAGCTGCCGCCGTGA
- a CDS encoding glycosyltransferase family 2 protein — protein MTPDLVSVIMPAYNAERTLRASVLSVREQTYPSLELIIVDDGSRDGTTGLICELARADHRLRVLYQPSNNGVAAARNAGIDAAQGSYVAFLDSDDRWHPHKLELQIGHMRRTGALVSYTAYDRVTEGGHVLSRVRPPSVVTHDDMLRSNHIGNLTGVYHRSLGDTRFLAVGHEDYVFWLDLVRRAGGASCVPYADALAWYLVHGGSLSSDKLRAARWQWHIYRDIERLGWLAASHYMCHYAWQAVRKRR, from the coding sequence ATGACACCGGACCTGGTCAGCGTGATCATGCCCGCGTACAACGCGGAGCGGACGCTGCGCGCATCGGTGCTATCCGTGCGCGAACAGACCTATCCCTCCTTGGAGCTGATCATCGTCGATGATGGTTCGCGGGATGGCACCACCGGGCTCATCTGTGAACTGGCACGCGCCGACCATCGCCTGCGCGTGCTTTATCAGCCCTCCAACAACGGCGTGGCCGCCGCGCGCAATGCCGGCATCGACGCTGCCCAAGGGAGCTACGTCGCGTTCCTGGACAGTGACGATCGTTGGCATCCGCACAAGCTTGAGCTACAGATCGGCCACATGCGCCGCACCGGCGCGCTGGTGAGCTATACCGCGTACGATCGCGTCACCGAGGGCGGCCACGTGCTGTCGCGCGTGCGTCCACCTTCGGTGGTGACCCATGACGACATGCTGCGCAGCAACCATATCGGCAACCTCACCGGCGTCTACCACCGCAGCCTCGGTGACACGCGTTTCCTTGCCGTAGGGCATGAGGACTATGTGTTCTGGCTCGACCTGGTACGTCGGGCGGGCGGCGCCAGTTGCGTACCATATGCCGATGCGTTGGCGTGGTACCTGGTCCATGGCGGATCGCTGTCCTCGGACAAGCTGCGCGCTGCGCGGTGGCAGTGGCATATCTATCGGGATATCGAGCGCCTGGGCTGGCTGGCGGCATCGCACTACATGTGTCATTACGCCTGGCAGGCGGTTCGTAAGCGCCGTTGA
- a CDS encoding polysaccharide deacetylase family protein: protein MNLKPKRQELLRLLPDALVQTHASSYGGARYLTFDDGPEPDYTPRLLDLLAEHRVHASFFMIGQKIEQYPELVERMVAEGHMIGNHSYTHRLFKSLPLLDQLEEFQRTDELLRSFDARPRHRVRTPQGYLDTRLLLHCARHGRSIVYWSYDSLDYQKPTHDVLVARLRAQPPLPGDIVLMHDDSHRAVDALRSLLPEWLSEGHTFRALSGDAP, encoded by the coding sequence ATGAACCTCAAACCAAAGCGACAGGAACTGCTCCGCCTTTTGCCGGATGCCCTGGTGCAGACGCATGCATCAAGCTATGGCGGCGCCCGCTACCTGACCTTCGACGATGGTCCAGAGCCCGACTACACGCCCCGCCTGCTCGATCTCCTGGCCGAGCATCGCGTACATGCCAGTTTCTTCATGATTGGCCAGAAGATCGAGCAGTACCCTGAGCTGGTGGAACGCATGGTGGCCGAGGGTCATATGATCGGTAACCACTCTTATACCCACCGACTGTTCAAGTCCTTGCCACTGCTCGATCAGCTCGAGGAGTTCCAGCGCACCGACGAACTATTGCGAAGCTTTGACGCGCGCCCGCGGCATCGTGTGCGCACGCCACAGGGCTACCTGGACACGCGCCTGTTGCTCCATTGCGCCCGCCACGGGCGCAGCATCGTCTATTGGTCCTACGACAGCCTGGACTACCAGAAGCCGACGCACGATGTCCTCGTCGCGAGACTGCGCGCTCAACCTCCCCTCCCCGGCGACATCGTGCTGATGCACGATGACAGCCATCGGGCCGTCGATGCGCTGCGCTCCCTGCTGCCTGAGTGGCTGAGCGAAGGCCACACGTTCCGCGCCCTGTCGGGGGACGCTCCATGA
- a CDS encoding glycosyltransferase family 2 protein, which produces MSSLAYAAFLASGWLLAYVFIGYPMGILLLARLSPRRVDKQPVTPSVSVIIVVQNGAPYIQSKLANLDTLNYPQDLLEIIVVCDGCRDGTAALARQSGDPRVRVMDYVPRRGKAVCLNSAVARARGDVLMLTEVRQKLAPIALRELVANLADPRVGVVGGELLPANNETAFAEGIDAYWRYEKKIRLAESQSGSTIGVSNALYAIRRELYEPLPPGTMLDDLLVPMRVIARGRRVIFEPRALAWDRQVQHPEEDRERRIHNFVGHCQLVRLAPWLLSPKENPVWLRFFSHKLLRLATPWLLLTVALMSALLVRRHMACAVTLALLLAGACLVAAGRLQPTLTRWLPVRLAVTFFYLNLFSAQAMVAFARNRGPLPW; this is translated from the coding sequence ATGAGCTCGCTGGCTTACGCCGCGTTTCTCGCTTCTGGCTGGCTGTTGGCCTATGTCTTCATAGGCTATCCCATGGGAATCCTGTTGCTCGCTCGCCTGAGCCCGCGGCGGGTGGACAAGCAGCCGGTGACACCATCGGTCAGCGTGATCATCGTGGTTCAAAATGGCGCGCCCTACATCCAGTCCAAACTCGCCAACCTCGACACGCTCAATTACCCGCAAGATCTGCTGGAGATCATCGTCGTATGCGACGGTTGCCGAGATGGCACCGCCGCCTTGGCGCGCCAGTCTGGTGATCCGCGTGTGCGCGTGATGGACTATGTGCCACGGCGCGGCAAGGCCGTCTGCCTCAATAGTGCCGTCGCGCGCGCGCGCGGCGACGTGCTGATGCTTACCGAAGTACGACAGAAACTGGCGCCTATCGCCTTGCGCGAACTCGTCGCCAACCTCGCCGACCCCCGGGTAGGTGTCGTTGGCGGAGAATTGCTGCCGGCCAATAATGAAACCGCCTTCGCCGAAGGCATCGATGCCTACTGGCGCTACGAAAAAAAGATACGGCTCGCCGAAAGCCAGTCGGGCTCGACCATCGGTGTCAGCAACGCGCTCTACGCCATTCGGCGCGAGCTCTACGAGCCCCTGCCGCCCGGCACGATGCTTGACGACCTGCTGGTTCCGATGCGCGTGATTGCGCGCGGCCGGCGCGTGATTTTCGAACCCCGGGCGCTGGCCTGGGACCGGCAGGTGCAACACCCAGAAGAAGATCGAGAGCGCCGTATCCACAATTTCGTTGGCCATTGCCAGCTCGTTCGCCTCGCTCCATGGCTGCTTTCGCCGAAGGAAAACCCGGTCTGGCTGCGCTTTTTCAGCCACAAGCTTTTGCGCCTGGCGACGCCCTGGCTGCTGCTGACCGTCGCCTTGATGTCCGCCTTGCTGGTCCGCCGACACATGGCATGCGCCGTCACGCTGGCCTTGCTGCTTGCAGGCGCCTGCCTGGTGGCCGCCGGTCGCTTACAGCCCACCTTGACACGCTGGTTGCCGGTGAGACTTGCGGTGACGTTCTTCTATCTGAATCTCTTTTCCGCGCAGGCGATGGTGGCCTTCGCCCGCAATCGGGGACCGCTCCCATGGTGA
- a CDS encoding glycosyltransferase family 4 protein — MRLRVLVLTNLFPTPWDPLRGAFNRQQFERLAQYHDVDVLTAVDFRERLAGMKGEVKVNGLRTDHFTFVYPPRIGRTLHALCWLLSLLIQRGRQLRSANYDCLLVSWAYPDAVAVGWLARRLGIPYVVKVHGSDLNVQAEHALRRPQIRSALRHANAVIAVSQALATKAIALDADAAHVHVLYNGVDPHLFAPGSRSQARAQLNLSPDAPLVLYVGNLKPAKGCLDLLEAFPALLAARPQAQLVYVGAGPCQTTLLERASALGCADRVFLAGPVPHGALPHWFRAADLLCLPSHNEGVPNVVLEAMSCGIPVVATHVGGIPEVLPSQAGLLVPAHECDALSRALIEAAGTRWDREAIVRQAAAFRWDDNVSRLAGILRDVVAASPSPLRATA; from the coding sequence ATGCGATTGCGCGTACTGGTCCTCACCAACCTGTTTCCCACGCCCTGGGACCCCCTGCGCGGCGCGTTCAACCGCCAGCAGTTCGAGCGCCTTGCGCAATATCACGATGTCGATGTGCTGACGGCGGTGGATTTTCGCGAGCGTCTCGCGGGCATGAAGGGCGAGGTGAAGGTCAACGGTCTGCGCACCGATCATTTCACGTTCGTCTATCCACCACGCATAGGACGTACCCTGCACGCGCTGTGCTGGCTTCTATCGCTGCTGATCCAGCGTGGCCGCCAGCTGCGCTCGGCCAACTACGATTGTCTGCTGGTGAGCTGGGCCTACCCGGATGCCGTCGCCGTCGGTTGGCTGGCACGGCGCCTGGGCATTCCCTATGTGGTCAAGGTGCACGGCAGCGATCTCAATGTGCAGGCCGAACATGCCCTGCGCCGCCCGCAGATTCGCTCTGCCCTGCGCCACGCCAACGCGGTGATCGCCGTCAGCCAGGCGCTCGCCACCAAGGCCATCGCCCTCGATGCCGATGCGGCGCATGTACACGTGCTCTACAACGGGGTCGACCCGCACCTGTTCGCGCCCGGCTCGCGCAGTCAGGCGCGCGCGCAGCTCAATCTTTCGCCGGACGCGCCGCTGGTGCTGTACGTAGGCAACCTCAAGCCGGCGAAGGGTTGCCTCGATCTGCTTGAGGCGTTTCCGGCGTTGCTGGCCGCACGTCCCCAGGCACAGCTGGTCTACGTGGGTGCCGGCCCTTGCCAGACGACTTTGCTCGAACGTGCCAGCGCCCTGGGCTGCGCCGACCGTGTCTTTCTTGCCGGCCCTGTCCCGCACGGTGCCCTGCCCCATTGGTTCCGCGCTGCCGACCTGCTGTGCCTGCCCAGCCACAATGAAGGCGTGCCGAACGTCGTGCTGGAAGCGATGTCTTGCGGCATACCCGTCGTCGCCACGCACGTGGGCGGCATCCCGGAGGTGCTGCCAAGCCAGGCCGGTCTGCTCGTACCAGCACACGAGTGCGATGCTTTGTCTCGAGCCTTGATCGAGGCCGCTGGCACACGCTGGGACCGCGAAGCCATCGTCAGGCAAGCCGCCGCTTTTCGCTGGGACGACAACGTGAGCCGGCTGGCCGGCATCCTGCGCGATGTTGTCGCCGCATCTCCTTCGCCATTGAGGGCTACCGCATGA